A part of Limibacillus halophilus genomic DNA contains:
- a CDS encoding diaminopimelate decarboxylase family protein — MIEGSLDWLKQIGGRPDGMSVDASGMLTLTGVPVDRLTSLYGSPLFVTTEQVIRENVQRLRDAFSSRWPTGAEIFYAIKTNNCLAIRSLLSQEGVGGECFGDIEYRATCEAGVCRENIILNGSDKTESALAAAVQGNSIINIDSLDEIAVLSRLATAKRPVRVNIRLRLAPKELDTFGASFFKTGSSASESLLSAKWGFSEDAASDVILALRDDPKFDLLGYSAHVGRFTNDPAAFHVVGQELARFTTAMKARVGFWPRVIDLGGGWPRLREPESRASEVNPHDIEDYAEAMTSALRAGLHGPLPRLFLEPGRYLVGNAVVLLSTVTTTRSDVGRKWIHVDASTNLLMRIETSRSWYNLLPASRMTAPPRNVATVVGPTCIPSVLGVDRPMPDLQRGDIVAIPDAGMYAEVLASQFNGMPRPAGIMIAPDGNIDLVRRRETYEDIYRNHKIPQRFAEQSAVARKSLP; from the coding sequence ATGATTGAGGGCTCGCTCGACTGGCTGAAGCAAATCGGCGGCAGGCCGGACGGCATGAGTGTGGATGCTTCCGGTATGCTTACCCTGACGGGGGTGCCGGTTGACAGGCTAACGTCGCTTTATGGCTCTCCGCTTTTCGTCACCACAGAACAGGTCATCCGCGAGAACGTTCAACGGTTGCGCGACGCTTTTAGTAGTCGTTGGCCAACCGGCGCCGAAATCTTCTATGCGATTAAGACGAACAACTGCCTCGCGATCCGCTCCTTGTTGTCGCAGGAAGGCGTGGGTGGAGAATGTTTTGGCGATATCGAATATCGCGCAACCTGCGAAGCTGGTGTCTGCCGCGAAAACATCATTCTTAACGGCAGCGACAAGACCGAAAGCGCTCTTGCCGCAGCGGTACAAGGCAACTCGATCATCAACATCGACAGCCTGGACGAGATAGCCGTGCTGTCCCGGCTTGCGACCGCCAAACGCCCGGTAAGGGTGAACATCAGGTTACGGCTGGCTCCAAAGGAGCTTGATACTTTCGGTGCAAGCTTTTTTAAGACCGGTAGTTCGGCAAGTGAAAGCTTGCTGTCGGCCAAATGGGGATTTTCCGAGGATGCGGCAAGCGACGTCATCCTCGCTCTCCGGGATGATCCAAAGTTCGACCTCCTCGGGTATTCTGCCCATGTTGGTCGATTTACCAACGATCCTGCCGCCTTCCATGTAGTGGGGCAGGAGTTGGCGCGTTTTACGACAGCTATGAAAGCGCGTGTTGGGTTCTGGCCACGGGTGATCGACCTTGGCGGCGGATGGCCTCGCCTCAGAGAACCTGAGTCGCGCGCATCGGAGGTCAATCCGCATGACATCGAGGACTATGCCGAGGCCATGACGTCTGCGTTGCGGGCAGGGCTCCATGGGCCCTTGCCGCGACTCTTTCTCGAACCCGGCCGCTACCTGGTCGGAAATGCCGTCGTCCTTTTATCCACTGTAACCACAACCCGATCCGATGTTGGCCGGAAGTGGATCCATGTGGACGCCAGTACGAATCTTCTGATGCGGATCGAGACAAGCCGAAGCTGGTACAATTTGCTCCCGGCTTCGCGAATGACTGCACCCCCCAGGAATGTGGCGACCGTCGTCGGGCCGACCTGCATTCCCTCTGTTCTGGGGGTGGATCGGCCCATGCCCGACCTTCAACGCGGCGATATCGTAGCGATCCCGGATGCCGGAATGTATGCCGAGGTACTGGCATCGCAGTTCAACGGCATGCCCAGACCGGCTGGCATCATGATTGCCCCGGATGGCAATATCGATCTTGTCCGGCGGCGTGAAACCTACGAAGACATCTATCGTAATCACAAGATTCCCCAACGTTTCGCCGAACAGAGCGCCGTCGCACGCAAGAGCTTGCCATGA